In Acidobacteriota bacterium, one genomic interval encodes:
- a CDS encoding GAF domain-containing protein, which produces MTAGIEGLAGIVAASLRSATGASDAIRRTVEAIKASNPLFHWAGVYLLEGTMLSLAHEIGHPTPHRLIPLDKGICGAAAREGVTIVVDDVHADPRYLACTLRTRSEIVVPLRASGRILGEIDIDSDEPAAFTKGDRAALESVSDLLSAFLDRAAWTDAGSAAPRSGAAAGEGR; this is translated from the coding sequence GTGACGGCGGGAATCGAAGGGCTCGCGGGCATCGTGGCGGCGAGCCTCCGATCGGCGACGGGAGCCTCCGACGCGATTCGCAGGACCGTCGAGGCGATCAAGGCGTCGAACCCTCTCTTCCACTGGGCCGGGGTCTACCTCCTCGAGGGAACGATGCTCTCGCTGGCCCACGAGATCGGGCATCCGACGCCGCACCGCCTCATCCCGCTCGACAAGGGGATCTGCGGAGCGGCCGCGCGGGAGGGGGTCACGATCGTCGTCGACGACGTCCACGCCGATCCGCGCTATCTGGCGTGCACCCTGAGGACGCGCTCCGAAATCGTCGTGCCCCTCCGCGCGTCGGGGCGCATCCTCGGCGAGATCGACATCGACAGCGACGAGCCCGCCGCCTTCACGAAGGGGGATCGAGCGGCCCTCGAGAGCGTCTCGGATCTCCTCTCGGCGTTCCTCGACAGGGCGGCATGGACCGACGCGGGGAGCGCCGCGCCGCGTTCGGGGGCCGCGGCCGGGGAGGGGCGTTGA
- a CDS encoding Rieske 2Fe-2S domain-containing protein produces the protein MDRRGERRAAFGGRGRGGALRFVRFAAQEEIPPGGKKSLRIGLRHIVVFNVAGRLFAIEDACSHMKAPLSAGRLKGMEITCMRHAWTYDLETGKRLGGEPGCVRTFQVKAEGGTIFVDPTVAEPAGADEGEGLPDDVPPPA, from the coding sequence ATGGACCGACGCGGGGAGCGCCGCGCCGCGTTCGGGGGCCGCGGCCGGGGAGGGGCGTTGAGGTTCGTCCGCTTCGCGGCGCAGGAGGAGATCCCGCCGGGCGGCAAGAAGTCCCTGCGCATCGGGCTCCGGCACATCGTCGTCTTCAACGTCGCGGGGCGCCTCTTCGCGATCGAGGACGCCTGCTCGCACATGAAGGCGCCCCTCTCGGCCGGCCGGCTGAAGGGGATGGAGATCACCTGCATGCGGCACGCCTGGACGTACGACCTCGAGACCGGAAAACGCCTCGGCGGCGAGCCGGGGTGCGTCAGGACCTTCCAGGTCAAGGCCGAGGGAGGAACGATCTTCGTCGATCCGACCGTCGCGGAGCCGGCGGGGGCGGACGAGGGAGAGGGTCTCCCGGATGACGTCCCCCCTCCGGCCTGA
- a CDS encoding molybdenum cofactor guanylyltransferase: MTSPLRPEAPRAAAAILAGGRATRMGGVSKALLPFEGSLLIDRQLRVLAPIFEVILIAAAPSHDPAPFLARGLTVVTDRHEGEGPLAGLHAALTASPAPWLFAVACDMPFLDADLIASLWARAARIGEADALVPKIRGRVEPLHAFYRASAAGVAEACLLEGSRAMSDLLSRVRVRFVDEGSFPALSATRSFVNLNSPGDVAAAKEGP, translated from the coding sequence ATGACGTCCCCCCTCCGGCCTGAGGCGCCTCGCGCCGCCGCGGCCATCCTGGCGGGCGGGCGCGCCACGCGGATGGGCGGCGTCTCCAAGGCGCTCCTTCCCTTCGAGGGGAGCCTCCTCATCGATCGCCAGCTCCGGGTGCTCGCGCCGATCTTCGAGGTCATCCTGATCGCCGCCGCGCCGTCGCACGACCCGGCGCCGTTCCTCGCGCGAGGCCTGACCGTCGTCACCGATCGGCACGAAGGGGAGGGGCCGCTCGCCGGGCTCCACGCGGCGCTCACCGCATCTCCCGCCCCGTGGCTCTTCGCGGTCGCGTGCGACATGCCGTTCCTCGACGCCGATCTCATCGCTTCGCTCTGGGCGCGCGCCGCGCGGATCGGCGAGGCGGACGCGCTGGTCCCGAAAATCCGCGGGAGGGTCGAGCCGCTCCACGCCTTCTACCGGGCCTCCGCGGCCGGCGTCGCCGAGGCGTGCCTCCTCGAGGGATCCCGCGCGATGTCCGACCTCCTCTCGCGCGTGAGGGTCCGGTTCGTCGACGAGGGATCGTTCCCGGCGCTCTCGGCGACCAGGTCGTTCGTGAACCTGAACTCCCCCGGCGACGTGGCGGCGGCGAAGGAGGGTCCATGA
- a CDS encoding cytochrome c — protein sequence MIPRKSWPLAAVVVAGVTALALWGKSLYDERWLPPGPPEVAGRVLMERKRCVRCHRISGTGGQAGPDLTVVARRRSLEWMRSYLDEPRAVDPNARMPKPNLTDEQREALLAYLETLGGAGVVPPGADN from the coding sequence GTGATCCCGCGGAAGAGCTGGCCGCTCGCCGCCGTGGTCGTGGCGGGGGTGACGGCGCTGGCCCTCTGGGGCAAGAGCCTCTACGACGAGCGCTGGCTCCCTCCCGGCCCCCCGGAGGTCGCGGGGCGCGTGTTGATGGAGCGCAAGCGGTGCGTGCGCTGTCACCGGATCTCGGGAACGGGCGGCCAGGCAGGTCCCGACCTCACCGTCGTCGCGCGCCGCCGCAGCCTCGAGTGGATGAGGAGCTACCTCGACGAGCCGCGCGCCGTCGATCCCAACGCGCGCATGCCGAAGCCGAATCTGACCGACGAGCAGCGCGAAGCCCTCCTCGCGTACCTCGAGACGCTCGGCGGCGCAGGCGTCGTCCCGCCGGGCGCCGACAACTAG
- the queG gene encoding tRNA epoxyqueuosine(34) reductase QueG, with protein sequence MQVHHVVRRRRLLSRSPLSPRLLRVPLRRLRARRDRSRGTDRRHALGPDPPPRDQFSRCPAAGRRQAPPLNPAAARAEIAERARELGFDHLGVSAATPPAQVARFDEWVARGHHGGMDYLVRGAAERRRPSLLLRDARSILVGAVRYDAGPDAPANPLSGEVARYARGNDYHLRVGAMASNLATFLRTRYDARAAEYVDTGAILERLWAAQSGVGWIGKNALVLNRESGSYFFLAVVLTDLELPPDAPALDECGQCSLCIEACPTGAIVEPKVVDSRLCLSYHTIEMRGEFPREHREAAGAHLFGCDACQTACPWNRDVAPPRRAAEEDAEAALDLVSVLSMSLAEYTERFRGSAMKRATYHGLRRNAAINLGNALRAAGERSAPDPHAIAALTQAASDPEPAVAEAASWALAAID encoded by the coding sequence TTGCAAGTTCATCACGTCGTTCGGCGGCGCCGCCTACTGTCTCGATCCCCCCTATCTCCTCGGCTTCTGCGAGTTCCACTTCGGCGCCTTCGAGCGCGGCGAGATCGATCTCGAGGGACGGATCGCCGACACGCTCTCGGACCAGACCCGCCGCCGCGCGATCAATTTTCACGGTGTCCGGCTGCCGGACGACGTCAAGCCCCGCCTCTGAACCCCGCCGCCGCGCGCGCGGAGATCGCCGAGAGGGCCCGCGAGCTGGGATTCGACCACCTGGGCGTCTCGGCCGCGACGCCGCCGGCGCAGGTCGCCCGATTCGACGAATGGGTGGCGCGCGGCCACCACGGCGGGATGGACTATCTCGTGCGGGGGGCCGCCGAACGACGGAGACCTTCCCTGCTTCTCCGCGACGCGCGATCGATCCTCGTCGGGGCGGTCCGTTACGACGCGGGCCCTGACGCGCCGGCCAATCCGCTTTCGGGAGAGGTGGCGCGGTACGCGAGAGGGAACGACTACCATCTCCGCGTCGGCGCGATGGCGTCGAATCTCGCGACGTTTCTCCGCACCCGGTACGACGCGCGCGCTGCCGAGTACGTGGACACCGGGGCGATCCTCGAGCGGCTCTGGGCCGCGCAGTCGGGGGTCGGGTGGATCGGGAAGAACGCGCTCGTGCTCAACAGGGAGAGCGGCTCCTACTTCTTCCTCGCGGTGGTCCTGACCGATCTCGAGCTGCCGCCGGACGCACCGGCCCTCGACGAGTGCGGCCAGTGCTCGCTGTGCATCGAGGCGTGCCCCACCGGGGCGATCGTCGAGCCGAAGGTCGTCGACAGCCGCCTTTGCCTCTCGTACCACACGATCGAGATGCGAGGGGAGTTCCCCCGCGAGCACCGCGAGGCCGCGGGGGCGCACCTCTTCGGCTGCGACGCGTGCCAGACCGCCTGCCCGTGGAATCGGGACGTCGCACCGCCGCGGAGAGCCGCGGAGGAAGACGCGGAGGCGGCGCTCGATCTCGTCTCCGTCCTCTCGATGAGCCTCGCGGAGTACACCGAGCGCTTTCGCGGGAGCGCGATGAAGCGCGCGACGTACCATGGGCTGAGGCGCAACGCCGCGATCAACCTGGGCAATGCCCTGCGCGCCGCGGGGGAACGATCGGCGCCGGACCCGCACGCCATCGCGGCCCTGACACAGGCCGCTTCGGACCCCGAGCCGGCGGTGGCCGAGGCCGCCTCCTGGGCTCTCGCCGCGATCGACTAG
- the nth gene encoding endonuclease III, giving the protein MAPGGGHPQRAAVGGDRRGAGSPSGPGVSGATSRERARVARVVGALIAAYPDARCALNFGNPLECLVATVLSAQCTDARVNLVTKDLFRRYPTAADYAGAAREEIEEAVRSTGFFRSKARSIQGLAAALVRDHGGKVPSSMEELIALPGVGRKTANLVLGESFGIVSGIVVDTHVHRLSRRLGLTAHDDPVKIERDLMEVVPASEWIPFGTRMITHGRAICDARKPRCAECPLLADCPAGVELSGKRSLTAPRRRG; this is encoded by the coding sequence ATGGCTCCGGGCGGAGGACATCCTCAACGCGCGGCCGTGGGAGGAGATCGCCGCGGCGCGGGATCGCCGTCGGGGCCGGGCGTGAGCGGCGCCACATCCAGGGAGCGGGCGCGCGTCGCCCGCGTGGTCGGCGCCCTGATCGCGGCGTACCCCGACGCGCGGTGCGCCCTGAACTTCGGAAACCCGCTCGAGTGCCTCGTCGCGACGGTGCTGTCGGCGCAGTGCACGGACGCGCGGGTGAACCTCGTCACGAAGGATCTCTTCCGAAGGTACCCGACGGCCGCCGACTACGCCGGGGCGGCGCGCGAGGAGATCGAGGAGGCCGTCCGCTCGACCGGCTTCTTCCGGAGCAAGGCGCGCTCGATCCAGGGGTTGGCGGCGGCGCTCGTCCGGGATCACGGCGGGAAGGTCCCGTCCTCGATGGAGGAGCTGATCGCGCTCCCGGGCGTGGGAAGGAAGACGGCGAACCTCGTCCTCGGAGAGTCGTTCGGCATCGTCTCCGGGATCGTCGTCGACACGCACGTCCACCGGCTCTCGCGCCGCCTCGGCCTGACGGCTCACGACGACCCGGTGAAGATCGAGCGCGACCTGATGGAGGTCGTTCCCGCGTCGGAGTGGATCCCCTTCGGGACGCGGATGATCACCCACGGCCGGGCGATCTGCGACGCCCGGAAGCCTCGGTGCGCGGAGTGCCCGCTCCTTGCCGACTGCCCGGCGGGAGTGGAGCTCTCCGGGAAGAGGTCCTTGACGGCGCCGCGCCGGCGAGGCTAG